The stretch of DNA GTACATCATCACGAGCAGGCCGATCGCGATCGGCAACGACACCGAGCCGATCTTCACCGAGTCCAGCGCCTCGTCCAGTCCATCGACCGTGCGACCGAGAATCAGTCCCAGCGCCATCGCCAGGATGATCCACACCGGCAGGAAGCGGTCCAGCCTCGACAGGTGGGCGACGACTTCGGTTTCGGATCTACTGTCTGCGGCGGGTGCGGACGTCACGTGCGGCTCCTCGAGGACCTCAGTCCTCCATCGACGATTGTCTATCTAGGTCGAGCCTACCCCGCCTTTCCGGTCGACCTTGCCACGCCGGATGAACGCCCGGTGAACTGTTCCGCCGCGCCCCTCGGCGCACTCGCCTTCGCCGTTTCCCCTTGCTGAAGGGGCCCATACTGGGCCCATGGCCACCCCCACCGGACAGGATGCCAGCTGCTGCATCCCGCTGACCGCCGCTCCGATCACTCCGGACGACGCGACTGAGCTGTCACGCAAGTTCAAGGCTCTCGCAGACCCCACCCGCGTGCGGCTGCTCTCCCTCGTGGCGGCGCACGAGGGCGGCGAGGCGTGCGTCTGCGACATCACCGAGCCCGTGGGGCTGAGCCAGCCGACGGTGTCCCACCACCTCAAGATCCTCGTCGAGGCCGGACTGCTCGCGCGCGAACAGCGAGGCACGTGGGCGTTCTACTCCGTCGTCCCCGGAGCGCTTGGCCATCTGTCCGACGTGCTGCGGGACCCCACCGCGCGAGAGACGCAGAGCCTCGCCATCAGCTGAGACCTCCACGGAGTGCCCCGTTGAAGTCACAGTGTTCCACCGAACGCGGGCGCCGTCCCAATTTGGGTTACTGGCTATCGCAACGGGTTCGAGTGGTTGCCCCAAGCGGTCGTCGGCGCGGACGGCACTGTCGATTTGGAGGACGGACGAACTCCGATCAGGGGGTTGTACGTCCTCGGAGACTCATGGCTTCGCAACAGGGGCTCAGCGCTTCTCGGAAGCGTGGGCACGGACGCTCGACTGATCGCCCGACACATCGTCCCGTAATCCGACAGACTCTCCCGAGCGCATGGGGACATGGCCCGTTGCAGAGCGGGCAGTCACGGAGATCCCACGCGGACCTCCGTTCCAATGGTCAGCGCTCAGTGTATAGTTCAGCGCATGCTGACCATTGCTTCGCGTCTCGACGTCATGAACCGGCTTGGCCGTGCCATGGCCGACCCTACGCGCTCCCGCATCCTCATGACTCTCCTCGAGGGACCGAGCTATCCCGCCGTGCTGTCGCGCGACTTGGAGCTGACTCGATCCAACGTCTCGAACCATCTGACGTGTCTGCGCGACTGCGGCATCGTGGTGGCTGAGGCCGAGGGGCGTCAGACACGCTATGAGATTGCCGATCCCCATCTCACCGCCGCCCTCGTCGCCCTGGTGGACGTGACGTTGGCTGTGGACGTTCACGCGCCGTGCGTCGACTCGACGTGCACCGTGGTGGGCTGCTGCGAGTCGGGAGCGGGCGCATGAGCGCGGCGTGTGGATGCGAGCACGATTCCGTCGCCATGACGGGCGAGGACTTCGACGAGTCGGGGCGACCGTGGTGGAGGGACAGAGGGGTCATGGTGCCGGTCTTCTCGGGTCTGGCATTCCTCCTCGGTCTGGTCGCCGAGCGGTCCGGGGCCGAGACGCCCGCCCTGGTGCTCTTCTGGGTCGGCTTACTGCTGGGCGCCTCGACCTTCACCCCTGCCGCGATCCGAAACCTGTTCAAGGGCAAGCTCGGGATCGGGCTGTTGATGACGATCAGCGCGATCGGCGCTGTCATTCTCGGCTACGTCGAGGAGGCCGCGGCGCTGGCGTTCTTGTACTCGATCGCGGAGGCCTTGGAGGACAAGGCGATGGACCGGGCGCGCGGAGGGTTGCGGGCGTTGCTCAAGCTCGTGCCCGAGACGGCGACGGTGCTCCGTGACGGTGTCGCGGAGCAGGTCCAGGCCAAGGATCTGGTCGTCGGCGACGTGATGATGGTCCGACCTGGCGAGCGGATCGCCACGGACGGAATCGTCCGCTCAGGGCGGTCGAGCTTGGACACCTCGGCCATCACCGGTGAGTCGATCCCGGTCGAGGTCGAGCCGGGTGACCCGGTGTCAGCCGGGGCGATCAACAGTGCTGGCGCGCTGGAGATCGAGACCACTGCGGCCGGTACTGACAACTCGCTCACCACGATCGTGGAACTGGTCGAGCAGGCTCAGGCCGAGAAGGGCGATCGCGCCCGGCTCGCCGACCGGATCGCGCGCCCCCTCGTGCCGGGGGTGCTGATCCTTGCTGTGCTCGTCGCGCTCCTCGGATCGATCTTGGGCGACCCAGACGTGTGGATCACTCGGGCCCTCGTCGTGCTGGTGGCGGCGTCGCCCTGTGCGCTGGCGATCTCCGTCCCTCTGACCGTCGTCGCCGCCATCGGTGCGGCCAGCAAGTTCGGCGTGATCGTCAAATCTGGTGCGGCCTTCGAACGTTTCGGCACCGTCCGCCACGTCGCCGTCGACAAGACCGGCACTCTCACCCGCAATGAGCCTGCCGTCACCGCGGTCCTGGTGGTCGAAGGCATCACCGAGGCTCAGGGACTGGCGTGGGCTGCCGCGTTGGAGCAGCACAGCACACACCCGCTCGCTGCGGCGATCACCGCGGCCGCCCAGGACGTTCCCCTGGCCGCGGAGGTGACCGAGCAGGCGGGACACGGCATCGATGGCACCGTCGACGGGATGAAGATCACTGTCGGCAGCCCGCGCTGGCTCGACGCCGGAGAGCTCGGCGCGCGTGTCGAGGATCTGGAAATGCAGGGCATGACGGTCGTGATCGTGCACCGCGACGGCGTCCCGGTCGCGGCGATCGGCGTCCGCGACGAGCTGCGCCCCGAAGTCCCTGACGTCGTGCGCACCCTCACCGATCACCGAGTGGGCGTGACCATGCTCACCGGCGACAACGCTCGAACCGCTCGAGCTCTCGCCGCGCAGGCCGGGATCGACGATGTCCGCGCCGAGCTCCGACCCGAGGACAAGGCCGCTGCGATCACCGAGCTGTCCGAAGCGGGATCGGTCGCCATGATCGGCGACGGCATCAACGACGCCCCGGCTCTCGCCGCCGCGGACATCGGCATCGCCATGGGAGCGACAGGCTCCGACGCGGCGATCGAGTCCGCCGACGTTGCCTTCACTGGCCATGA from Aeromicrobium phoceense encodes:
- a CDS encoding ArsR/SmtB family transcription factor — encoded protein: MATPTGQDASCCIPLTAAPITPDDATELSRKFKALADPTRVRLLSLVAAHEGGEACVCDITEPVGLSQPTVSHHLKILVEAGLLAREQRGTWAFYSVVPGALGHLSDVLRDPTARETQSLAIS
- the cmtR gene encoding Cd(II)/Pb(II)-sensing metalloregulatory transcriptional regulator CmtR, coding for MLTIASRLDVMNRLGRAMADPTRSRILMTLLEGPSYPAVLSRDLELTRSNVSNHLTCLRDCGIVVAEAEGRQTRYEIADPHLTAALVALVDVTLAVDVHAPCVDSTCTVVGCCESGAGA
- a CDS encoding heavy metal translocating P-type ATPase codes for the protein MSAACGCEHDSVAMTGEDFDESGRPWWRDRGVMVPVFSGLAFLLGLVAERSGAETPALVLFWVGLLLGASTFTPAAIRNLFKGKLGIGLLMTISAIGAVILGYVEEAAALAFLYSIAEALEDKAMDRARGGLRALLKLVPETATVLRDGVAEQVQAKDLVVGDVMMVRPGERIATDGIVRSGRSSLDTSAITGESIPVEVEPGDPVSAGAINSAGALEIETTAAGTDNSLTTIVELVEQAQAEKGDRARLADRIARPLVPGVLILAVLVALLGSILGDPDVWITRALVVLVAASPCALAISVPLTVVAAIGAASKFGVIVKSGAAFERFGTVRHVAVDKTGTLTRNEPAVTAVLVVEGITEAQGLAWAAALEQHSTHPLAAAITAAAQDVPLAAEVTEQAGHGIDGTVDGMKITVGSPRWLDAGELGARVEDLEMQGMTVVIVHRDGVPVAAIGVRDELRPEVPDVVRTLTDHRVGVTMLTGDNARTARALAAQAGIDDVRAELRPEDKAAAITELSEAGSVAMIGDGINDAPALAAADIGIAMGATGSDAAIESADVAFTGHDLRLIPRAFEHARRGRRIINQNIILSLLIIAALLPLALFGVLGLAAVVLVHEIAEVIVILNGLRAARTPAPRLEG